In Chitinophaga sp. H8, the sequence CATATGGGCGGGGCCAGCACAATCAGTACCCACCCGTAAACAGCCTGTTTACTGCCTGATGATACGCATTCCACCACCCGGCCTGTCGTTCGACAGGCCATTTTTGCTCAGGCTATAAGTAAAGCTCAGCAGGAAAAACCGCTGTAGATTTTTAGTCCGGTTATCTTCAATATAGTTCTGATTGCTGGTACGGCTGATGCCCACATTTTCATTCAACAGATCATATATACTCAACTTAAGCTCTCCCCTGTTAAAACGCAGGAACTGACGGCTGAAAGCCACATTCCATAATGGTATCTGTGCATTAAAACCGGTAGCCCGCTGGTTGTTAATCGTATAGGTAAAACTGGTAGTTAAATAAAAATCCGCAGGCAACTGCCAGTTAATAATGCTTTCATATTGCTGCGAAAAATAACGTGCATTCAATGCAGGCTGCAGTGAATAGCTGGTTTTATTATAATTCAATCCTGCACTAAGTGACAGATCCAGTTTATCAGACGGCTGGATGTCAACACGCACAGCAGGCCCCAGGGTAAAGGCCCCAATAGTATTAGGAACGGTATTGATAAACTGTTTTGTTTTACTATATCCCATATTGCTACTAAAGTTAACTGTACCTTTTACTACCTGCAACGGCAGGCCCAGGCTCACTGTACCCGTCATATTATAAGCACCATTCACATTTACCGGCCGGGTACGTTTAATGCCAAGCGTATCCACGGTATCCTCATGCACGATTTTATGCTGTGTTTCCTGCAGGTTGAAAAATGCAAAGAGGTTCTTGTTCCGGAAAGGATTAACGGATATAAAACTTAACTGCAAGGCATGGGTAAACTCCTGTTGCAGATCCGGATTACCTTCCCGGATATTGAGCGGATCGGTAATGTCCGGCACCGGCTGTAGTTGAGATATATCAGGCGGTGTGGTAAAGGTAGCATAGTTCATACTGAGATGACGGTAGCGGGTAAAATCATATTTAAACCGGAAAGCAGGCAACAGGTTGTAAAATGTTTTGCTGACCACAGTATCCTTAACACCTGTAATCACCGTCCCTTTCAGGGCCGCCTGCTGCCAATTGAGGCCAGTAGCTATACTGTATTTTTTCTGCTGGGTACGCAGGCGGATTCCGGCATTTGTATAGCCATAGGTATTTTCAAAATTATTGGTCAGCGCATCATTCGGTTGATCGAAGCGGCCATTTTTGGCATTATAATCATAGGTAACCTTATCCGCTGTGCTGTGGGTGTTACTCTTACCAAGACTGAATTCCAGCAGGGAATGTTTAAACACCGGTTCGGTATATACTGCCCGTATATTATAACTATTCAGGCTACTTGAAACATGATTGGTCTGGTGAATAGTATCCTGTACCGGCCATGATGGATGGCGGTTATAAAATTGATTTACGGTAAACAGGTTGCCACTGCTGGCACTGTTGTTAACACTGGTTTGCAGGTTAAGCGAAAATGTTCTGCCTTTCAGCCGGAATCTTTTTCTGAACAGCACCTCATTACTGAAATTGGAGCCATGCCCCTGTGTCTTGCTGTTATTAAAGCCCTGGTTGGCCAGCTGCTGATCTTCCGACAAGGTTTCATAGCTGCTCTTACTGCTGCTGCGCGTTTCCTGGTAGCCCAGTGAAGGGGTTATTTTGATGGAATGAAAAGAGTCTATCTTAATATCTGCACTCAGGTTGAGGCGGTGGCTATTATTCAGGTTATAGCTCGCAGCATCCTGATGGTAGAAATAAGAAGAATCAGGCAAAAAGTATTGCCGCTGCACCCTGCTTTCCTGATAAGGACTGTAACGGTTGTAAAAATAGCTGCTGGTGAAGTCTGTATTTTTCCCGATCCTGTTATTATAGTTGAGCCCGCCTCCCCAGATCGTTTTGACACCATCGCCGTTGTTATTTCCCATCATAGCAGCAGCAGGGCCATCCACTTTCAGGGCCAGACTGATACCGCCCCCACCACTTTGGCGCAGGCGGTCCAGCTCTCCGGAAAAATTCATCAGGTCCATAAAGGAAAAGCCTTCTGCATTTGTATTATTCCCCATGCCCAGTGCAGATAATTGCCGCGCACCTTTAAATGAATTGACATTAAAACGTCCTTCATACCTGCCATCAGACCCGGCCCCTGCGCTGGCCTTACCAAACATCCCCTTCTTTTTGTCCTCCTTCAGCCGCAGGTTGATAGTCTTTTCACTGTTGCCGTCGTCAAAGCCCGTGAGTTGGGCAGCATCACTGAGGCGGTCAAATACCTGTACTTTATCTATCGCATCAGCAGGCAGGTTTTTGGTAGCCATCTTGGGATCCGTGCCAAAAAATGATTTCCCATCTACCAGTACCCGGTTTACTTTTTGTCCCTGCGCCTTTACGGTACCATCTTTTTCGACCTGTATGCCGGGCAGCTTTTTAAGCAGCTGCTCTACACTTGCATTAGGCACTGTTTTAAATGAGCCGGCATTATACTGAATAGTATCCCCTACCAATGTTACCGGAGGTGCTACTGCAGTAACCTCCACTTCCTGCAGTGTTCTTTTCAGATCGTGAAGTACGATGTCTGGCAGGCGGATATGGGGAGTGGCAGTATTGATGGTAATCTGCCTGCTGGTATTATGATAGTTGACATGGGTAATGAGCAGGCGGTATTCCCCCGCAGCAATACCGGTAAGTTCAAAATTGCCTTTATTGTCCGTCATCGTAAAACTGACCAGGGAAGCATCTTTCTTCAGGAGCGTAATGGTAGCGGAAGTTATGGGGTGGCCGGCAGCGGTATCTGATACCGTGCCTTTAACAGATCCGTTTTGCTGCGCATAGGTAGTCAGCGTGCAAGAGCAGGCAATCAGCAGTAAGCAGTATTTATGCATGGGAGGTTTATATTTCGTAAACAGGTTACGAAACTACACAGGCCACCCCCAAAAGCAGGTTAACAAGTCTTGCTTTAATGTTAAGGAAGGTTAATAAATTCAGGTGATCCTATGCTTTTTTAAAAACTGCTGCAGTACTAGTGCATGGGTATGCTCCTCGTCTTTGGCGCCATACAGCAAAGTAATTTTTTCCTGTTCCTTCGCGCATTTTTTCATGGCTGCTACCGCTGCTGCATTGGCATCCAGTTCTGCATCATATTTTTTACTGAATACCGCCCATTTTGCCGGATCATGGTCAAACCATTTCCTTAAGCCGGGAGAAGGAGCAATATCCTTCATCCACTCGTCAATATGCGCGGTTTCTTTTTTTACACCCCGGGGCCATAAGCGGTCTACCAGTATACGGTAACCATCATGCGGGTCGTAGGCTTCATAAATCCGTTTTATCGTTATCATAATAACAGGGTTTGGGTGCTGTTACAATGCATATCCGGAGCTATCCAGGCCATTGCTGCCAGAAGGACTTAATTGCCCCGGATATATTCAATTTTAGATAGGAACATGAGCGCCATCTTATCACCTCTCCACTTTGCTTCCTCCGCTTTCTCCCCTTCAAAATTAGCATCTACGGTACTTTTCCAGAGTTTCAGCCAGGTATCAAAATGCAGTTGCTCTACCGGCAGTTTGGCGTGTGGCGGAAAAGGGCTTCCGAAGTAAGTATGTTCCTGCAGCAAAACAGTTTGCCAGAACCGGTACATCTTTTCCAGGTGTTCCGGCCAGCGGTCTTTAATAATGCCGTTGAAAATGGGAGATAACAGCTCATCTTCCCGCACCTGCTGATAAAAAGTATCTACCAGCAATTTTATGTCGTCCAGCTCCGTAATATCTTTTTTACTGTTCATAAAATGACGATTGCCTCCTCTTCCTCCGGGTGTGAATACCAGGAGGGTAAAAAATTATTGTTGTTTCAGAAAAGTCAGTTTTTTCTCTAATTGTTCATGGAACTCTCCCACTTTGGCTTTTTCCAGCATGTTGAGGATATCTTTCCTTACTTTCTTAAACTCATGATGAATTGGGCAGGGGTGTGTTTCAGAACATTGTTTTAACCCCAGACCACAACCGGAAAAAAGCCGGTCTCCATCCACCGCTTTTACCACATCTGCCAGTGAAAACCGGAGCGCGGCTTTGTCCAGGAAAAAGCCCCCATTGGGGCCTTTTACAGATTGAATCAGCCCTCTGCGGCTCAGATCCTGTAGTATTTTAGCAATAAAATGCTCAGGAGCGTCTGTCCCATGTGCTATTTCCTTAATGCCTACCCTGTCTCCGTCCTTCGATTTCTGCGCTATAAACAGTATGGCCCGTATGGCGTATTCACAAGTTTTTGAAAACATTCGTTTGCCTTTATTTTCCAAAGGTAGGCATTATCTGAAAAGTAAAAGAGTTTTTAATCTTTTATTATTTCGAGGGTACCCGCTTTTTGTAAACTTTTTTCAGGATTTATTAACAAAAGGTGTAAACCTATACCAGGACTAGACCAAACCCTGCTATGGATCTACGTTTGCATAGGGATATCCCGTAGATATCCCGTATATGTCCCGTATATATCCCGTAGATATCCCGACAATGTAACTGGTCGGAATATCTACGGGATATCTATGGTTTATGTATGGTTTATCTACGGTTTATCCCTAAGCAGCTATACTGGTATGAGTCGGGATGCATAGGACATGCCTGGAGGAACCAATTATTTGTGTATAACTAAATTGAAAACAAATAAATATGTTTGTATATTTGTCTGCTGCTAAGCACCTTATGCCGGTTTACCAGGTAAAACGGCTTGACAAATGCGGAAATAGCTCATCTGGTAGAGCGACAGCTTCCCAAGCTGTAGGTGGCGAGTTCGAGTCTCGTTTTCCGCTCTGAAAATACCCGTCCGCTGAGGGCGGGTATTAAAATTTTAGCACTGTTTGCAGCGCTGGGATTTTGAAGGGTTACGTTTGAGGCCATTCAGGATGCACTCACATCACCATCGGTAGTTATGAGCATCAGCCCTCTGCTATGAAAAGTTTCCAGTCTTATTCCGGGGTCCAGTGAAAAATGTTTGCGTAAGCGGGTGAGATAAACATCCATACTCCGGCCTACAAAGAAATCATCATCGCCCCATACCTCATTCAGTACATATTTCTTTTCCAGCTTTTTGTTGGCATGTTCACAAAGGAACCTGAGCAAGGCTGCTTCTTTGGGAGGTAATTGAATCGTCGTATTGGAAGGCAGGTGGACAATTCTCATTTCGCTATAGTCGAAGGTGAGCGCTCCTATTTTGTACTGCAGGCGTTGATCCGATTCGGGAGTTTTACTTCTCCTGAGGAATACGCTTACCCGCTGTATCATTTCTTCCAGGTTAAAGGGCTTTATCAGGTAATCATCTCCCCCGATCACATAGCCATGGATCCGGTCCTGTTCCAGGTAGCGTACGGAGGTAAAAATGATGGGGATGTTGTCGTTTGTTTTCCGGATCTCTTTAGCGAGGAGAAACCCATTTTTCCCGGGCATTACAATATCGAGGATACAGGCATCAAACCGGCCGTTTTGAAATACCTCCCAGCCGGCTACACCATCCAGGCAATGTATCACTTCAAAACCGGCCCTTGTTAAATAACGGATGGTCATTCTGGCAAAAAACTCATCGTCTTCCACATAGAGGATCACAGCTTTCATATAATTTAGGGTTGGTTAGCTGGTTGATGGGCTTAGATATGGCGGAAGAATTCAGCAAGCAGAGAAACGGGCGTTCCAGGCATAAAAAGCTTAAAAGCATGAAGCTCAACTTGCAATACCTGGACCCCTAGACAAGGCAGGCGTAAACAAGCGAGCTCACGCTTTTAAGCATGAGCATCGCCTTCTGTTGCCGGTTCCACCTTGTCTAGGGGTCTGAAACCGGACATTTACGATGGCAATGCAGTCATAATATTTTCTGGGACCGCAAAGCTAACAATTAATAAGTTATAGCGTTTAGGTTTAATGTCAGTTCTAAATTTAACTAAATTATTTAAAATATGAAATATTACATTTAATAAAATAAATATTTTAATTAATATAATAACATAGTTTATACCTTGGCGCAATGGCAAAGGATAAACGATATAATACTGTCAAGATGCTGATGGAGGCGGGCAAGATCAGTACTATTGAGGAACTTATCGAGATAGTGCCCAAGTCTATTGTGGCGAAGGATTTGAATTTGCATTATTATCAGTTTCTTGCCAAGATGAAAAAGCCGGCTTTATTTTCTATTGAGGAACTGGTTACCCTGGCTGATAAAATTGAGATAGACCGTATGAAGATTATTACGCCGGTAGTGGTGGGTGCGAAGAAGAAAAATGATCATTAATACCTCTTATTTGCATACATTGCTTTGTGATTCGCATTTATATAAACCCTGAATAATTACTGCGCGTTTCTTCTCAATAAAGTTCCGGCTCTCTGCCGGTTAGAATTACTTCCCTTCATTTATACCACGCAAGTACACAACGTACACTATCGTGAGATTCGTAGTGTTAACCAATTTTCATTCATTTTAATTTTCAATTATGGAGTTTACTTCGATAGGCGCTATGAAAGCAGCCTCTACCCCACCCTCTTCCAACGACTTAGCATTTGTACTTGGTTATTATCTGCCTGGCGATGGTGGTGGTGGTGAGTTTTACTGGGACGCTGCCAGTACAGAAGACGACAATCAGGGCACCATCATCAAAAGAACAGACAATATCCCCGGAAGATGGAAAAGGATTTTTAGTGGTCCGGTTAATGTTAAATGGTTTGGTGCTAAAGGAGATGCAAATGCAAGTATTACTGGAACTGATGACTATGCAGCTATACTGAAGGCCATTGCATACATGCAATCAATAGTATTACTGCCAGCCTCTGTTAATGTTGCACAAAATGTATTGTATTTTCCTGCCAGCCCCAAGTCCCTTGGATATTTATGCAGCGGAGATCTTGACTTTGGTATGGGGTACGGCATAATAATGGACGCCCCCGTTTATAAAACAGGTCCGGGAACAGTGAATGGCGTATTTATGAAAATCGGGGAGTCAGGAAAATTACAGCAATACCTCACTTATAAATTATGGGCCAAAAACAAAGTTGCTGACTGGTCCGTTGCCGGTTATAAAGGAATACAATTTATCAATGCTTACCGCTGTGACATAGATGTGGTTAATATTTACGGGTTTACTATCGGTCTTGAATGTGCAGGCCTGGCAAAAGGCTTTAGCTACTCTAAAATAACTGGTATTGATATTGATTCCAATAAAATAGGTATTAATATAGTATCTGATCAGGCCAGTATGGTCAATAACCTGGACATCAAGGCATTCCAGGGAATACAGGATCAGGCATTACCCACTGCATTTGTTACGGAATGCGCTTTTTACATTAACCGGATTGGCTGTGGAGGCAACCTTTTTACTGATCAATCAAGGTATGGGGTATGCATAACTGGTCAGGATTATTCTTCCGACAATTTAAATTTTTACAAGACCTGCTTTGAGCTTCAGTCTCCGCAAAATGAGCAGGTAGAGGCGATTCCAGTAGTCATCGAAGGAGGAAGATATAATGCCTTCTATGATGCACGGCATGAAGGAAATTCAAAAGTATTTATCCGTTGTTTATCAGCCGCATTCGGGAATGAAGTTTATCTGGGTTTTTGTGCTTATCCGTATACCCGCTTATCAGAGCTGATAGATGACCAGAGCGATAATGCTACTAATAAAATATCTACCCGGACCAGCAAAATAAAGCTCTCTGAAATAGGACAGGGCAGAACAATTTTTGCAAGTGGGAATCTTGCCAATAAAGCGGTGTGGTATGATGCCACAGCCTTGAACATAGCTGGTTTGCATGTAATGCATGGAGGAGGATTACGGGATAAAAAAATAAACCCAAATACCAGCCTGGGTATAAATCCTGCAATAGGAGCGGACTATGTGCAGGTACCTGCTGGCAACGCTCTTTGCGTGTATCTAGATACCACCTTTCAGAAAAGGTTTATTCTCACAGCAAATGTGGAAGCCGGTTATCCACATGAAGTATGTCTGAAGTTCTACGACCTGAATGGGGAAATCAGGACTGGAAATACTTACCTGGATTATATGCAGGGAGTTACGATGCGCTGGGCTCCTGGTTATTATGGTGGTGTTTACAGGGAATATTATGCAGACAGGCCGACTGATTTTTATTTCACGGTAAATGAGGCAATACAAAAAGTAGAGATCATTATAGCAGGCAGGGATGATAGCCAGCCAATCAAACATCAATTCAGGATTCACTCATTTGATATCCTGAATATT encodes:
- a CDS encoding RrF2 family transcriptional regulator; its protein translation is MFSKTCEYAIRAILFIAQKSKDGDRVGIKEIAHGTDAPEHFIAKILQDLSRRGLIQSVKGPNGGFFLDKAALRFSLADVVKAVDGDRLFSGCGLGLKQCSETHPCPIHHEFKKVRKDILNMLEKAKVGEFHEQLEKKLTFLKQQ
- a CDS encoding DUF488 domain-containing protein, with translation MITIKRIYEAYDPHDGYRILVDRLWPRGVKKETAHIDEWMKDIAPSPGLRKWFDHDPAKWAVFSKKYDAELDANAAAVAAMKKCAKEQEKITLLYGAKDEEHTHALVLQQFLKKHRIT
- a CDS encoding response regulator transcription factor, whose amino-acid sequence is MKAVILYVEDDEFFARMTIRYLTRAGFEVIHCLDGVAGWEVFQNGRFDACILDIVMPGKNGFLLAKEIRKTNDNIPIIFTSVRYLEQDRIHGYVIGGDDYLIKPFNLEEMIQRVSVFLRRSKTPESDQRLQYKIGALTFDYSEMRIVHLPSNTTIQLPPKEAALLRFLCEHANKKLEKKYVLNEVWGDDDFFVGRSMDVYLTRLRKHFSLDPGIRLETFHSRGLMLITTDGDVSAS
- a CDS encoding group III truncated hemoglobin is translated as MNSKKDITELDDIKLLVDTFYQQVREDELLSPIFNGIIKDRWPEHLEKMYRFWQTVLLQEHTYFGSPFPPHAKLPVEQLHFDTWLKLWKSTVDANFEGEKAEEAKWRGDKMALMFLSKIEYIRGN
- a CDS encoding outer membrane beta-barrel family protein, which produces MHKYCLLLIACSCTLTTYAQQNGSVKGTVSDTAAGHPITSATITLLKKDASLVSFTMTDNKGNFELTGIAAGEYRLLITHVNYHNTSRQITINTATPHIRLPDIVLHDLKRTLQEVEVTAVAPPVTLVGDTIQYNAGSFKTVPNASVEQLLKKLPGIQVEKDGTVKAQGQKVNRVLVDGKSFFGTDPKMATKNLPADAIDKVQVFDRLSDAAQLTGFDDGNSEKTINLRLKEDKKKGMFGKASAGAGSDGRYEGRFNVNSFKGARQLSALGMGNNTNAEGFSFMDLMNFSGELDRLRQSGGGGISLALKVDGPAAAMMGNNNGDGVKTIWGGGLNYNNRIGKNTDFTSSYFYNRYSPYQESRVQRQYFLPDSSYFYHQDAASYNLNNSHRLNLSADIKIDSFHSIKITPSLGYQETRSSSKSSYETLSEDQQLANQGFNNSKTQGHGSNFSNEVLFRKRFRLKGRTFSLNLQTSVNNSASSGNLFTVNQFYNRHPSWPVQDTIHQTNHVSSSLNSYNIRAVYTEPVFKHSLLEFSLGKSNTHSTADKVTYDYNAKNGRFDQPNDALTNNFENTYGYTNAGIRLRTQQKKYSIATGLNWQQAALKGTVITGVKDTVVSKTFYNLLPAFRFKYDFTRYRHLSMNYATFTTPPDISQLQPVPDITDPLNIREGNPDLQQEFTHALQLSFISVNPFRNKNLFAFFNLQETQHKIVHEDTVDTLGIKRTRPVNVNGAYNMTGTVSLGLPLQVVKGTVNFSSNMGYSKTKQFINTVPNTIGAFTLGPAVRVDIQPSDKLDLSLSAGLNYNKTSYSLQPALNARYFSQQYESIINWQLPADFYLTTSFTYTINNQRATGFNAQIPLWNVAFSRQFLRFNRGELKLSIYDLLNENVGISRTSNQNYIEDNRTKNLQRFFLLSFTYSLSKNGLSNDRPGGGMRIIRQ